Sequence from the Maribacter aquivivus genome:
AGTACAAATCAGTACGATTTGCCCTTTTATTTTATGGGTCAAGTATTGAACACAAATTTTGAATATGAAGTTCCAAAAACTCTTGAGCCTTTAGGTTCTGATAACGGGTATCAACATTTATGGTCAGAAGGCTGTGGAAGTACAACAGAAGAAAACACTAAATTAAGCTGGTTAGATAAAGGGAAGTTCTACACCTTAACATCTGCAACATCAAAAGAAGATGAGCTAAGGTTTGTACGAATAGGCGCCAATGACCCTCTATTTAATTTGAGGAGAGAGGCTGGTTTTATTATCCGTAGAAAAGATACTCAAAACACACTTTTTGTTTCAGCGATCGAAGCACACGGTAGCTATAGCCCAGTTTCAGAATCTGCTGTTAATTCTAATAGTTCTATTTCAGCATTAAAAATAGTTTTAGACACTGCAGATTACACTGCTATTTCAATAACTACAGTAAAAGGCACTACCAAACTATTTATTATTGCAAATACAAATGCTTCAAAAGAAGCTACACATACATTAAAAATTAACGATAAGAACTATGAGTGGTCTGGTTCTTATTATTTTAAATAAAAATTAAAGAACAAAAATTATGAAAAGATTCAGTGAAAAATATGTCATCACAAAAGACATGGAATGGGAAGTACTTGGCGGCGGAGTATCAAGAAAATTCTTGGGGTATGACAACCAAATTATGATGGTAAGAGTAAAATTCGACAAAGGAGCATTAGGTGCACCTCACCAACACTTTCATACACAAGCTACTTACTGTGTTTCAGGTAAATTTGAATTTGTAATTGACGGTGAGAAGCAAATAGTAGAAGCTGGAGACGGAGTTTACATTGAGCCAAACTTATTACATAGTGCTGTTTGCCTTGAAGAAGGTGAACTTATTGACACTTTTAGCCCGGTGAGAGAAGATTTCTTAAGTGGTGTGGGTCCATCTTATTTCGGAGATAAGGAATAAAGTATAATCTGACTGAAGCTTTTATTAGCTGATATAGACAGATTTAATTTTTAAAAATTACTAAAAGTAATTTTATAATAACATTCTAAATGCTGAACCAATACTTATGACAACAGAAAATATGTCCTTCTCAGGAAAATTCAAAAAACGTCTCAAAGATTTTGGTCCAGCATTTTTTATTATTGGTTATGTTGTAGGTACTGGTAGCGTTACCTCAATGGTTGTCTCAGGTGCTAAATATGGTCTTAGTCTTTCATGGGCTCTATTACTCT
This genomic interval carries:
- a CDS encoding cupin domain-containing protein: MKRFSEKYVITKDMEWEVLGGGVSRKFLGYDNQIMMVRVKFDKGALGAPHQHFHTQATYCVSGKFEFVIDGEKQIVEAGDGVYIEPNLLHSAVCLEEGELIDTFSPVREDFLSGVGPSYFGDKE